One Phoenix dactylifera cultivar Barhee BC4 chromosome 8, palm_55x_up_171113_PBpolish2nd_filt_p, whole genome shotgun sequence genomic window carries:
- the LOC103712923 gene encoding uncharacterized protein LOC103712923, with the protein MEVCSENRGLTALASPRISFSHDLSQSDLSPSSTTTTETSRLDSSLPLDPTAEDFDFSLSVGISTDDPSLADELFSDGKLLPLPIKNPSTRLPPSPGPPPHPPPTIPLPKKHGSLREIMASSEDDDDNVKRSPSSSQKSFWRFRRSSSLNCGGGSRRGLVCPFTLLRSKSTGSSPTINPPSVRSRPDKHHNKTNQNNSTRGSCKDDSSINSSSSLLFRKVSTDSSARTYYYSGTRRSCSNGVRISPILNVPAATCVFGYLSCSCGVKSMRRGSTVTCSP; encoded by the coding sequence ATGGAAGTGTGCTCGGAGAACCGGGGATTGACAGCCTTGGCGAGCCCAAGAATCTCCTTCTCCCACGACCTCTCTCAGTCCGACCTCTCCccctcctccaccaccaccaccgaaACCAGCCGTCTCGACTCCTCCCTTCCCCTAGACCCCACCGCCGAGGACTTCGACTTCAGCCTCAGCGTCGGCATCTCCACCGACGACCCCTCCCTCGCCGACGAGCTCTTCTCCGACGGCaagctcctccccctccccatcAAGAACCCCTCCACCCGACTCCCGCCGTCGCCCGGTCCTCCCCCGCACCCACCGCCAACAATTCCCTTACCCAAGAAGCACGGCAGCCTCCGCGAGATCATGGCCAGCTCCGAAGACGACGACGACAACGTCAAAAGATCCCCCTCTTCCTCGCAGAAATCATTCTGGCGGTTCCGCAGGAGCAGCAGCCTGAACTGCGGCGGCGGCAGCCGACGAGGTCTCGTCTGTCCCTTCACGTTACTCCGCAGCAAGTCCACTGGCTCTTCGCCGACCATAAACCCGCCATCAGTCCGTAGCAGGCCCGACAAGCACCATAACAAGACCAACCAAAACAACAGCACTCGCGGCAGCTGCAAGGATGACAGCAGTATCAATTCATCGTCGTCGTTATTATTCCGTAAGGTCTCGACGGATTCGAGTGCAAGAACTTATTACTATTCGGGTACGCGACGATCATGCAGCAACGGAGTGAGAATTAGTCCGATTCTGAACGTACCGGCGGCTACCTGCGTGTTTGGTTATCTGTCATGCAGCTGTGGGGTTAAGAGCATGAGGAGGGGATCAACAGTTACCTGTTCTCCATGA
- the LOC103712883 gene encoding uncharacterized protein LOC103712883, with amino-acid sequence MTSTEEGDLRGRLAEDWTLSPPRPRRSQSRLHNFSFSTLSWGRHKLLRCINIKGSVSGEAAGSAAAEVAQHDPGEGRKRPGSASSRGKSQPPRASPGGSGSKEADGRAMEEGKGEESSSSAAAAAAAAAATAAAAAAAMRPWNLRTRRAACNAPAEKGRPRNPNSAAGSPSPLSAEKSKPVAKSVRLRSDDAGTGQWPTFSISLSRKEIEEDFMLFKGTKPPRKPKKRPKMVQEQLDSLLPGLWLSEITPNSYKIHASKRP; translated from the exons ATGACCTCGACGGAGGAAGGTGATCTCCGCGGGAGACTGGCGGAGGACTGGACCCTCTCCCCGCCGCGGCCGAGGCGCTCGCAATCCCGCCTTCACAACTTCTCCTTCTCGACCCTCAGCTGGGGGCGCCACAAGCTCCTCCGGTGCATCAACATCAAGGGAAGCGTTTCCGGCGAGGCCGCTGGATCGGCGGCCGCCGAGGTGGCACAGCACGACCCCGGGGAGGGCCGGAAGCGCCCGGGCTCCGCCTCATCCCGGGGGAAATCTCAGCCCCCGAGGGCTTCGCCGGGAGGGAGCGGCTCCAAGGAGGCCGATGGAAGAGCAATGGAGGAAGGGAAGGGGGAGGAGTCCTCCTCTTCTgctgcagcggcggcggcggcggcggcggcgactgctgcagcggcggcggcggccatgAGGCCGTGGAATCTGAGGACGAGGAGGGCTGCCTGCAATGCTCCGGCGGAGAAGGGGCGTCCCCGGAACCCTAATTCGGCTGCGGGGTCGCCGTCTCCGTTGTCTGCCGAGAAGAGCAAGCCGGTGGCCAAGTCGGTCAGACTGAGATCGGATGACGCGGGGACAGGGCAGTGGCCCACGTTCTCGATCTCGCTGTCTCGCAAggagattgaagaggactttaTGTTGTTCAAGGGGACGAAGCCCCCTCGGAAGCCTAAGAAGAGGCCTAAGATGGTTCAGGAGCAGCTGGAT TCGCTTTTGCCTGGTTTGTGGCTATCCGAGATCACTCCGAATTCATACAAAATTCATGC AAGTAAGAGGCCGTGA